A section of the Kribbella sp. HUAS MG21 genome encodes:
- a CDS encoding histidinol-phosphate transaminase, which produces MGRFDGLPIREELKSFEPYGAPQLDVPVLLNVNENPYPPSEETVADIAAAVSVAARGMNRYPDREFLDLRADLAAYLARESGAHLAPEQVWAANGSNEVMLHILQAFGGPGRTALSFAPTYSMYPEYARDTNTAWVTGRRAEDFTLDRSKAIAAISRHRPSVVLLASPNNPTGTALPIDVTEAIVAHSAALGAVVVVDEAYAEFRRTGTPSAVSLLPSYPNLAVARTMSKAFAMAGGRVGYLAASKQFVDALRIVRLPYHLSAVTQATARAALRHADELLGRVEQLRVERDETVDWLRAQGLRAVDSDANFVLFGTFADRHAVWQALLDDGVLIRETGPDGWLRVSIGTGEEMAAFRASLERVLKTDTGRLT; this is translated from the coding sequence ATGGGTCGTTTCGACGGGCTGCCGATCCGCGAGGAGCTGAAGAGCTTCGAGCCGTACGGCGCCCCGCAGCTCGACGTCCCGGTCCTGCTCAACGTCAACGAGAACCCGTACCCCCCGAGCGAGGAGACGGTGGCGGACATCGCCGCCGCGGTCTCGGTCGCGGCCCGCGGGATGAACCGCTACCCGGACCGCGAGTTCCTCGACCTCCGCGCGGACCTCGCGGCGTACCTGGCCCGCGAGTCCGGCGCGCACCTGGCGCCCGAGCAGGTGTGGGCGGCCAACGGGTCCAACGAGGTCATGCTGCACATCCTGCAGGCGTTCGGCGGCCCCGGGCGTACGGCGCTGTCGTTCGCGCCGACGTACTCGATGTATCCGGAGTACGCGCGCGACACGAACACCGCGTGGGTCACCGGCCGCCGCGCCGAGGACTTCACGCTGGACCGGAGCAAGGCGATCGCGGCGATCTCCCGGCACCGCCCGTCGGTCGTGCTGCTCGCCTCGCCGAACAACCCGACCGGTACGGCGTTGCCGATCGACGTGACCGAGGCGATCGTCGCGCACTCCGCGGCGCTCGGCGCGGTCGTGGTGGTCGACGAGGCGTACGCCGAGTTCCGTCGTACCGGGACGCCCAGTGCGGTCAGCCTGTTGCCGTCGTACCCGAATCTCGCGGTCGCGCGGACGATGTCGAAGGCGTTCGCGATGGCCGGCGGGCGGGTCGGATACCTTGCCGCGAGCAAGCAGTTCGTGGACGCGCTGCGGATCGTCCGGCTGCCGTACCACCTGTCCGCGGTGACGCAGGCGACCGCGCGGGCCGCGCTGCGGCACGCCGACGAGCTGCTCGGCCGGGTCGAGCAGCTCCGCGTCGAGCGCGACGAGACGGTCGACTGGCTGCGGGCGCAGGGCCTGCGCGCGGTCGACTCGGACGCGAACTTCGTCCTGTTCGGCACGTTCGCGGACCGGCACGCGGTCTGGCAGGCGCTGCTCGACGACGGCGTACTGATCCGGGAGACCGGACCGGACGGCTGGTTGCGGGTCTCGATCGGCACCGGCGAGGAGATGGCCGCGTTCCGCGCCTCTTTGGAGCGGGTTCTCAAGACTGATACTGGAAGGCTGACATGA
- the hisD gene encoding histidinol dehydrogenase — MIRRVDLRGRVAAGEVTDLQAEVNALVPRAVFDVEKALDVVRPICLDVRHRGLEAIREYGEKFDHVRVEDVRVPAAALKTALEDLDPTVRSAFEESIRRVREVSQDELTADVASEPAPGGRVTQRFVPVQRVGLYVPGGRAPLASSVVMNVVPAQVAGVPSLAVASPPQKEFGGLPHPTVLAVCALLGIDEVYAMGGAQAIAGFAYGFDGCRKVNLITGPGNIYVVAAKRLMLGVVGIDSEAGPTEIAILADDTADPQHVAADLISQAEHDPMAASVLVTPSESLAAKVEAELPVQVAKTKHRDRVTEALEGQQSAVVLVDDLDQGTAVVDAYAAEHLEIQTVDAEERAGLINNAGAIFVGGWSPVSLGDYCAGSNHVLPTAGCACHSSGLSVRSFLKAMHVVNYTRDALHEVAGHVRTLADAEDLPAHGAAVAVRFPGNAPGER, encoded by the coding sequence ATGATTCGCCGCGTCGACCTGCGGGGCCGAGTGGCGGCCGGAGAGGTGACCGACCTCCAAGCCGAAGTGAACGCCCTCGTCCCCCGAGCCGTGTTCGACGTCGAGAAGGCCCTCGACGTCGTCCGACCGATCTGCCTGGACGTCCGCCATCGCGGTCTCGAGGCGATCAGGGAGTACGGCGAGAAGTTCGACCATGTGCGCGTCGAGGACGTCCGGGTCCCGGCCGCGGCGCTGAAGACCGCGCTCGAGGACCTCGACCCGACGGTGCGCAGCGCCTTCGAGGAGTCGATCCGGCGCGTCCGCGAGGTCAGCCAGGACGAGCTCACCGCCGACGTCGCCTCCGAGCCCGCGCCCGGCGGGCGGGTGACCCAGCGGTTCGTCCCGGTCCAGCGCGTCGGCCTGTACGTCCCGGGGGGCCGCGCACCGCTCGCCTCGAGCGTCGTGATGAACGTCGTACCGGCCCAGGTCGCCGGTGTACCGTCGCTGGCGGTGGCGTCGCCGCCGCAGAAGGAGTTCGGCGGCCTGCCGCACCCGACGGTGCTCGCGGTCTGTGCCCTGCTCGGCATCGACGAGGTGTACGCAATGGGCGGCGCGCAGGCGATCGCCGGGTTCGCGTACGGCTTCGACGGCTGCCGGAAGGTCAACCTGATCACGGGTCCCGGCAACATCTACGTGGTGGCGGCCAAGCGGCTGATGCTCGGTGTGGTCGGCATCGACTCGGAGGCGGGTCCGACCGAGATCGCGATCCTCGCCGACGACACCGCCGACCCGCAGCACGTCGCCGCCGATCTGATCAGCCAGGCCGAGCACGACCCGATGGCCGCGAGCGTGCTCGTCACGCCGAGCGAGAGCCTGGCCGCGAAGGTCGAGGCCGAGCTGCCGGTCCAGGTCGCGAAGACCAAGCACCGGGACCGTGTGACGGAGGCCCTCGAAGGCCAGCAGTCCGCTGTCGTGCTGGTCGACGACCTCGACCAGGGCACCGCCGTCGTGGACGCGTACGCCGCCGAGCACCTGGAGATCCAGACCGTCGACGCCGAGGAGCGGGCCGGGCTGATCAACAACGCCGGCGCGATCTTCGTCGGCGGCTGGTCGCCGGTGTCGCTCGGCGACTACTGCGCGGGCTCCAACCACGTCCTGCCCACGGCCGGCTGCGCCTGCCACTCGTCGGGCCTGTCCGTGCGCAGCTTCCTGAAGGCCATGCACGTCGTGAACTACACCCGCGACGCGCTGCACGAGGTCGCCGGCCACGTGCGCACGCTCGCCGACGCCGAGGACCTCCCGGCGCACGGCGCGGCGGTGGCGGTCCGGTTCCCCGGCAACGCACCAGGGGAGCGGTGA
- a CDS encoding LON peptidase substrate-binding domain-containing protein: MDSRLPLLTVDTVIFPGLVLPIPVNDVQGRAVVRDLVENGGEMVCGALAVRDGYELGERVFRSLYGTGCAATISEITLDADDEGPIEVTLTGNRRFKVTELDGSGDYLVGDVEWLPDDLGDDPLGTATVAIARFRRYAEAVSEISRPGLHLGELPDDPGTLSYLMSAAMKLMTPDRQKLLEAPDATTRLAQLVGLLDTELAAITALPSLPATDLITWSTLSPN, translated from the coding sequence ATGGACTCCCGCCTGCCGTTGCTCACTGTCGACACGGTGATCTTTCCCGGGCTGGTGCTCCCGATTCCGGTGAACGACGTCCAGGGCCGCGCGGTGGTCCGTGACCTGGTCGAGAACGGCGGCGAAATGGTCTGCGGCGCGCTCGCGGTCCGGGACGGGTACGAGCTCGGCGAGCGGGTGTTCCGGTCGCTGTACGGGACCGGCTGTGCGGCGACGATCTCGGAGATCACGCTGGACGCCGACGACGAGGGGCCGATCGAGGTCACGCTGACCGGGAACCGCCGGTTCAAGGTGACCGAGCTCGACGGCTCCGGCGACTACCTGGTCGGGGACGTCGAGTGGCTGCCCGACGACCTCGGCGACGACCCGCTGGGCACGGCGACGGTCGCGATCGCCCGGTTCCGCCGGTACGCCGAAGCCGTCAGCGAGATCAGCCGCCCCGGCCTGCACCTCGGCGAACTCCCCGACGACCCCGGCACCCTGTCCTACCTGATGTCCGCGGCCATGAAACTCATGACCCCCGACCGCCAGAAACTCCTCGAGGCCCCCGACGCCACCACCCGCCTGGCCCAACTGGTAGGCCTCCTGGACACCGAACTCGCCGCCATCACCGCCCTCCCCTCCCTCCCCGCCACCGACCTCATCACCTGGTCAACCCTCTCCCCCAACTGA
- a CDS encoding ribbon-helix-helix domain-containing protein: MSKQITVRLPDELVEFMDELVATERATSRASVVARAMERERRRELAARDLAILAERGDYPDLEGLAPAAAGTVLSDLD; encoded by the coding sequence ATGAGTAAGCAGATCACGGTGCGGTTGCCGGATGAGTTGGTGGAGTTCATGGATGAGCTCGTGGCCACGGAGAGGGCGACGAGTCGGGCTTCCGTGGTCGCGCGGGCGATGGAGCGGGAGCGGCGGCGGGAGTTGGCGGCGCGGGATCTGGCGATTCTGGCCGAGCGCGGTGACTATCCGGATCTCGAAGGGCTCGCCCCGGCGGCGGCAGGCACGGTTCTGAGCGACCTCGACTGA
- a CDS encoding type II toxin-antitoxin system PemK/MazF family toxin: MRPLHIARLDKPRPVVVLTRELIRPRLTNVTVAPITSTIRGLSTEVLVGPDNGLDHPSAISCDNIQTIPKAQLGRLIGYLHPDQEPALAEAINLAFDLEL; encoded by the coding sequence ATGCGGCCGCTGCACATCGCCCGCCTGGACAAGCCCCGGCCGGTGGTGGTCCTCACCCGCGAACTGATCCGCCCGCGCCTGACCAACGTCACGGTCGCCCCGATCACCAGCACGATCCGCGGCCTGTCCACCGAGGTACTGGTCGGCCCGGACAACGGCCTCGATCACCCCAGCGCGATCTCCTGCGACAACATCCAAACCATCCCCAAAGCCCAACTGGGCCGCCTCATCGGCTACCTCCACCCCGACCAGGAACCCGCCCTGGCCGAGGCGATCAACCTGGCCTTCGACCTCGAGCTCTAG
- the ilvD gene encoding dihydroxy-acid dehydratase, translating to MPALRSRTVTHGRNMAGARALMQASGVAREDFGKPIIAVANSFTEFVPGHTHLAPVGRIVSEAIHAAGGIAREFNTIAVDDGIAMGHGGMLYSLPSRDLIADSVEYMVEAHCADALVCISNCDKITPGMLMAALRLNIPTVFVSGGPMEAGRATLVDGTVRKLDLVDAMSEAVNENVSDADILRIEENACPTCGSCSGMFTANSMNCLTEAIGLSLPGNGSLLATHTGRRALYEKAGETVVRLAERYYDNDDATVLPRSVASKEAFGNAMALDIAMGGSTNTILHLLAAAQEAEVDFDLDDMNAVSLRVPCLAKVAPNVTANGTYYMEDVHRAGGIPAILGELRRAGLLNENVHTVHSDSIDEWLKTWDLRGGSPSPEAVELWHAAPGCKRSATAFSQSERWDTLDTDAAGGCIRDREHAYSKDGGLAVLKGNLAVDGCVVKTAGVDESIWTFEGPAVVCESQEEAVEKILAKQVQPGDVVVIRYEGPKGGPGMQEMLYPTSFLKGRGLGKVCALVTDGRFSGGTSGLSIGHVSPEAASGGTIALVEDGDHIKIDIPNRTIELLVPAEELAKREAALNGVYAPKNRTRKVSNALRTYAAMATSADKGAVRDLSKLG from the coding sequence GTGCCTGCTCTGAGGTCCCGCACAGTCACCCACGGTCGCAACATGGCGGGCGCTCGCGCGCTCATGCAGGCCTCGGGCGTAGCCCGGGAGGACTTCGGGAAGCCGATCATCGCGGTCGCGAACAGCTTCACCGAGTTCGTGCCCGGCCACACCCACCTGGCCCCGGTCGGCCGGATCGTGTCCGAGGCGATCCACGCCGCCGGCGGGATCGCGCGCGAGTTCAACACGATCGCCGTCGACGACGGCATCGCGATGGGCCACGGCGGCATGCTCTACAGCCTCCCGTCCCGGGACCTGATCGCCGACTCCGTCGAGTACATGGTCGAGGCGCACTGCGCGGACGCGCTGGTCTGCATCTCGAACTGCGACAAGATCACCCCCGGCATGTTGATGGCCGCGCTCCGGCTGAACATCCCGACCGTGTTCGTCTCCGGCGGCCCGATGGAGGCCGGCCGGGCGACGCTGGTCGACGGCACGGTCCGCAAGCTCGACCTGGTCGACGCGATGTCCGAGGCCGTGAACGAGAACGTCTCCGACGCCGACATCCTGCGGATCGAGGAGAACGCCTGCCCGACCTGCGGTTCGTGTTCGGGCATGTTCACCGCGAACTCGATGAACTGCCTGACCGAGGCGATCGGCCTGTCGCTGCCCGGCAACGGCTCGCTGCTGGCGACCCACACCGGCCGCCGCGCGCTGTACGAGAAGGCGGGCGAGACCGTCGTCCGGCTGGCCGAGCGGTACTACGACAACGACGACGCGACGGTGCTGCCGCGGAGCGTCGCGTCGAAGGAGGCGTTCGGCAACGCGATGGCCCTGGACATCGCGATGGGCGGGTCGACGAACACGATCCTGCACCTGCTCGCCGCGGCCCAGGAGGCCGAGGTCGACTTCGACCTGGACGACATGAACGCGGTGTCGCTGCGGGTGCCGTGCCTGGCCAAGGTCGCGCCGAACGTGACCGCCAACGGCACGTACTACATGGAGGACGTGCACCGCGCGGGCGGGATCCCGGCGATCCTCGGCGAGCTGCGCCGCGCCGGCCTGCTGAACGAGAACGTCCACACCGTGCACAGCGACTCGATCGACGAGTGGCTGAAGACCTGGGACCTGCGCGGCGGCTCGCCGTCGCCGGAGGCCGTCGAGTTGTGGCACGCGGCGCCGGGCTGCAAGCGGTCGGCGACGGCTTTCTCGCAGTCCGAGCGCTGGGACACGCTGGACACCGACGCGGCGGGCGGCTGCATCCGGGACCGTGAGCACGCGTACTCGAAGGACGGCGGTCTCGCGGTACTGAAGGGCAACCTGGCCGTCGACGGCTGCGTCGTGAAGACGGCCGGCGTGGACGAGTCGATCTGGACCTTCGAGGGCCCCGCGGTGGTGTGCGAGTCGCAGGAGGAGGCCGTCGAGAAGATCCTGGCCAAGCAGGTCCAGCCGGGCGACGTCGTCGTGATCCGCTACGAGGGCCCGAAGGGCGGACCGGGGATGCAGGAGATGCTGTACCCGACGTCGTTCCTGAAGGGCCGCGGCCTGGGCAAGGTCTGCGCGCTGGTCACCGACGGCCGCTTCTCCGGCGGTACGTCGGGCCTCTCGATCGGCCACGTCTCGCCCGAGGCGGCCTCGGGCGGCACGATCGCGCTGGTCGAGGACGGCGACCACATCAAGATCGACATCCCGAACCGCACGATCGAACTCCTGGTCCCCGCGGAGGAACTGGCCAAGCGCGAGGCGGCCCTGAACGGCGTCTACGCCCCCAAGAACCGCACCCGCAAGGTCTCCAACGCCCTCCGCACCTACGCCGCCATGGCCACCAGCGCCGACAAGGGCGCCGTCCGCGACCTCAGCAAGCTCGGCTAG
- a CDS encoding helix-turn-helix domain-containing protein produces MAGIEHHTRPVHPALRPYVGDVTGYAYDADPPALHRGLPSRFLTLVITLDDPLGIAWPGRPVEKFDAGVGGLHSTAVHIGQTPSRAGVQLALTPAAARALLGLPPAELASTVVGLDELLGRPAHELTEQLREAPTWGRRFDLLEQLLLRRWADASPRDARPELGWAWQRVRDSGGAIGVQTLADEVGWSRRHLTERFTAEFGLAPKVAARVMRFERANTQLRQQPTVRLSDLAARHGYADQAHLTREWRAIAGCTPREWLAEELPNVQDFVPAWARDSKA; encoded by the coding sequence ATGGCGGGGATCGAGCACCACACGCGACCGGTGCACCCTGCCCTGCGCCCGTACGTCGGCGACGTCACCGGCTACGCGTACGACGCCGATCCCCCGGCGCTCCACCGCGGTCTCCCGTCCCGCTTCCTGACCCTGGTCATCACGCTGGACGATCCCCTGGGCATCGCCTGGCCCGGCCGCCCGGTGGAGAAGTTCGACGCCGGCGTCGGCGGACTGCACTCCACGGCGGTGCACATCGGACAGACACCCAGTCGTGCCGGTGTGCAGCTCGCTCTGACGCCGGCCGCGGCCCGGGCGCTGCTCGGGCTGCCGCCGGCCGAGTTGGCGTCCACGGTGGTCGGCCTCGACGAGCTGCTCGGGCGGCCCGCCCACGAGCTCACCGAGCAGCTGCGCGAGGCTCCGACCTGGGGGCGGCGCTTCGACCTGCTCGAGCAGTTGTTGTTGCGCCGCTGGGCGGATGCGTCCCCGCGCGATGCACGCCCGGAGCTGGGCTGGGCGTGGCAGCGGGTGCGGGACAGCGGCGGCGCGATCGGCGTACAGACGCTGGCGGACGAGGTCGGGTGGAGCCGGCGGCATCTGACCGAGCGGTTCACCGCGGAGTTCGGGCTGGCGCCGAAGGTGGCGGCGCGCGTGATGCGGTTCGAGCGGGCGAACACGCAGCTGCGGCAGCAGCCCACCGTCCGGCTGTCCGACCTCGCGGCCCGCCACGGGTACGCCGACCAGGCGCACCTGACGCGCGAGTGGCGAGCGATCGCGGGCTGTACGCCGCGGGAGTGGCTGGCCGAGGAGCTCCCAAACGTTCAAGACTTCGTACCTGCCTGGGCCCGAGACTCGAAGGCATGA
- a CDS encoding VOC family protein produces the protein MNTTQDMTQQTKQQQVIGVWPAVIYRDGQAALRFLTEGLGFRLVASYPGAAEGSIAHAELAWPAGGGLMIGSVDAKPEPDEFTALAGQHQSVYLVHDTPDPVFGRAIGAGAVVVRGLEDTDYGSRGFTVRDFEGNLWSVGTYSGE, from the coding sequence ATGAACACGACCCAGGACATGACCCAGCAGACGAAGCAGCAGCAGGTGATCGGCGTCTGGCCGGCCGTCATCTACCGCGACGGGCAGGCCGCGCTGAGGTTCCTCACCGAGGGCCTCGGCTTCCGGCTCGTCGCGTCGTACCCCGGAGCCGCCGAGGGCTCGATCGCGCACGCCGAGCTCGCGTGGCCGGCGGGCGGCGGGCTGATGATCGGTTCGGTCGACGCCAAGCCCGAGCCCGACGAGTTCACCGCGCTGGCCGGGCAGCACCAGTCCGTCTACCTGGTCCACGACACCCCGGACCCGGTCTTCGGCCGCGCGATCGGCGCAGGGGCCGTGGTCGTACGGGGGTTGGAGGACACGGACTACGGGTCGCGCGGGTTCACCGTGCGCGATTTCGAAGGGAATCTGTGGAGTGTCGGGACGTATTCGGGCGAGTAA
- the recQ gene encoding DNA helicase RecQ, with amino-acid sequence MSETTGLPDSEALQVLRRVFGYESFRGQQADIIDTVVAGGDALVLMPTGGGKSLCYQIPSLVRSGVGVVISPLIALMQDQVDALTALGVRAGFLNSTQDFEQRREVEQAFLAGELDLLYLAPERLRVDATVRLLDQGKIALFAIDEAHCVSQWGHDFRPDYLMLSELHERWPDVPRIALTATATEATHREIATRLKLDEAKHFVASFDRPNIQYRIVPKDKPQQQLLELLRTEHAGDAGIVYCLSRNSVEKTAAFLTQNGIEALPYHAGLDSRTRAANQARFLREDGLVVVATIAFGMGIDKPDVRFVAHLDLPKSVEGYYQETGRAGRDGLPSTAWLAYGLQDVVQQRKMIDTSEGDLAHRRRLGSHLDAMLALCETVQCRRSQLLAYFGQQGDSCGNCDTCLTPPEAWDGTIAAQKLLSTVYRLQHERGQKFGAGQLIDILLGKETDKVKQFRHDQLTVFGIGTELKDAEWRGVIRQLLALRLLAVEGDYGTLVLTEESGEVLGRRREVMMRREPERIRSKARGSGGGKKAVADLAPEAAPVFERLRAWRAAVAKEQGVPAYVIFHDATLRQIATDLPASLAELGKISGIGENKLTKYGDGVLETLAAE; translated from the coding sequence GTGAGTGAGACGACCGGACTTCCCGATTCCGAAGCCCTTCAGGTCCTCCGGCGGGTGTTCGGATACGAATCCTTCCGCGGGCAGCAGGCCGACATCATCGACACGGTGGTCGCCGGCGGCGACGCGCTGGTGCTGATGCCGACCGGCGGCGGGAAGTCGCTGTGCTACCAGATCCCCTCACTGGTGCGCTCCGGCGTCGGCGTGGTGATCTCGCCGCTGATCGCGTTGATGCAGGACCAGGTCGACGCGCTCACCGCGCTCGGCGTCCGGGCCGGCTTCCTGAACTCCACGCAGGACTTCGAGCAGCGGCGCGAAGTGGAGCAGGCGTTCCTGGCCGGCGAGCTCGACCTGCTGTACCTGGCTCCGGAACGGTTGCGAGTCGACGCGACCGTACGGCTGCTCGACCAGGGCAAGATCGCGTTGTTCGCGATCGACGAGGCGCACTGTGTGTCGCAGTGGGGCCACGACTTCCGGCCGGACTACCTGATGCTGTCCGAGCTGCACGAGCGCTGGCCCGACGTACCGCGGATCGCGCTGACCGCGACGGCGACCGAGGCGACGCACCGGGAGATCGCGACCCGGTTGAAGCTGGACGAGGCCAAGCACTTCGTCGCGAGCTTCGACCGGCCGAACATCCAGTACCGGATCGTCCCGAAGGACAAGCCGCAGCAACAACTGCTCGAGCTGCTGCGCACCGAGCACGCCGGCGACGCGGGGATCGTGTACTGCCTGTCCCGCAACAGCGTCGAGAAGACCGCCGCCTTCCTGACGCAGAACGGCATCGAGGCCCTGCCGTACCACGCCGGCCTGGACAGCCGGACCCGCGCGGCGAACCAGGCGCGCTTCCTGCGCGAGGACGGGCTGGTCGTGGTCGCGACGATCGCGTTCGGAATGGGGATCGACAAGCCGGACGTCCGGTTCGTCGCGCATCTCGATCTGCCGAAGTCCGTCGAGGGGTACTACCAGGAGACAGGTCGCGCCGGGCGGGACGGGCTGCCGTCGACGGCGTGGCTGGCGTACGGGCTGCAGGACGTCGTACAGCAACGGAAGATGATCGACACGTCCGAGGGCGACCTCGCGCACCGGCGGCGGCTGGGCTCGCATCTCGACGCGATGCTGGCGTTGTGCGAGACCGTGCAGTGCCGGCGGTCGCAACTGCTGGCGTACTTCGGTCAGCAGGGCGACAGCTGCGGGAACTGCGACACCTGCCTGACGCCGCCGGAGGCGTGGGACGGGACGATCGCGGCGCAGAAGCTGCTGTCGACGGTGTACCGGCTGCAGCACGAGCGCGGGCAGAAGTTCGGCGCCGGGCAGTTGATCGACATCCTGCTCGGCAAGGAGACCGACAAGGTCAAGCAGTTCCGGCACGACCAGCTGACGGTCTTCGGGATCGGCACCGAGCTCAAGGACGCCGAGTGGCGCGGGGTGATCCGGCAGCTGCTCGCGCTGCGGTTGCTCGCGGTCGAGGGCGACTACGGCACGCTGGTGCTGACCGAGGAGAGCGGCGAGGTGCTCGGCCGGCGCCGCGAGGTGATGATGCGCCGCGAGCCCGAGCGGATCCGTTCCAAGGCCCGCGGCTCGGGCGGCGGCAAGAAGGCGGTCGCGGACCTCGCGCCCGAGGCGGCGCCGGTGTTCGAGCGCCTGCGCGCGTGGCGGGCCGCGGTCGCGAAGGAGCAGGGTGTCCCGGCGTACGTCATCTTCCACGACGCCACGCTCCGCCAGATCGCCACCGACCTCCCGGCGTCCCTGGCCGAGCTGGGCAAGATCAGCGGCATCGGCGAGAACAAGCTGACCAAGTACGGCGACGGCGTCCTGGAGACACTCGCCGCGGAGTAG
- a CDS encoding dihydrofolate reductase family protein: MSTSVLLMSMSADGYIAGPDDRPGNPGGDDFMRLHEWYLNDDGEVGRPEGEPGEIWDELNATGAVLVGRRTAEQVDYYGGDHHGVPIFVLSREPRSVPYEKVHFVSDIETAMAQAKAAAGDKDVLVHGAVTARAALEAGVLDELQLSQVPVLFGGGLRLFDVLPRRIELEIARVIDTPRATHIRYRVRR; the protein is encoded by the coding sequence ATGTCCACCTCAGTGCTGTTGATGTCGATGTCCGCCGACGGCTACATCGCCGGGCCGGACGACCGGCCGGGGAACCCCGGCGGCGATGACTTCATGCGGTTGCACGAGTGGTACCTGAACGACGACGGCGAGGTCGGCCGTCCGGAGGGTGAACCGGGCGAGATCTGGGACGAGCTGAACGCCACCGGCGCGGTGCTCGTCGGGCGTCGTACGGCCGAGCAGGTCGACTACTACGGCGGCGATCACCACGGCGTACCGATCTTCGTCCTCAGCCGCGAGCCGCGGTCGGTGCCGTACGAGAAGGTGCACTTCGTCAGCGACATCGAGACCGCGATGGCGCAGGCAAAGGCGGCCGCCGGCGACAAGGACGTGTTGGTGCACGGCGCGGTGACTGCCCGGGCCGCGTTGGAGGCCGGAGTGCTCGACGAGCTGCAGCTCAGCCAGGTGCCGGTCCTGTTCGGCGGCGGCCTCCGGTTGTTCGACGTACTCCCCCGGCGCATCGAGCTCGAGATCGCCCGCGTGATCGACACCCCGCGCGCGACTCACATCCGCTATCGCGTCCGGCGCTGA
- a CDS encoding LysR substrate-binding domain-containing protein has product MDLDLRKLRYFVAVAEELHFGRAADRLHIAQPVLSRQIRALEDELGAQLFVRTKRSTEPTPAGRQLLDDARPLLAAADATRRRVTRAARGAKTFTIGFMPGLTVTDAVQAFRASHPGIEVELLRTTWDDQIDVLHDGRADVSIVRLPIDQAGLTVRPLFEEPRVAMLPAAHRLAGKPALDITDLADEHLLQDPDAVPEWRDIAVELRTRTARPVPVMRSVEEKLEHVAAGRGVAIIPLSVAAFYRRPDVVAIPVDNLGPNTVCLAWVATRRSRLLHEFAALATTADWTQRRTR; this is encoded by the coding sequence ATGGATCTCGATCTTCGCAAGCTCCGGTACTTCGTCGCGGTCGCCGAGGAGCTGCACTTCGGCCGCGCCGCGGACCGGCTGCACATCGCGCAGCCGGTGCTGTCGCGGCAGATCCGTGCCCTGGAGGACGAGCTCGGCGCGCAGCTGTTCGTCCGGACCAAGCGCTCCACGGAGCCGACGCCGGCCGGCCGGCAGTTGCTCGACGACGCCCGTCCGTTGCTCGCGGCGGCGGACGCCACCCGTCGGCGGGTGACGCGCGCGGCGCGCGGTGCGAAGACGTTCACGATCGGGTTCATGCCGGGGCTGACGGTGACCGACGCGGTCCAGGCGTTCCGGGCGAGTCACCCCGGGATCGAGGTCGAGCTGCTCCGGACGACCTGGGACGACCAGATCGACGTACTGCACGACGGCCGCGCCGACGTGAGCATCGTCCGGTTGCCGATCGACCAGGCGGGGCTCACGGTCCGCCCGTTGTTCGAGGAGCCGCGGGTCGCGATGCTCCCGGCCGCCCACCGGCTCGCCGGGAAGCCCGCGCTGGACATCACCGACCTCGCGGACGAGCACCTGCTGCAGGACCCCGACGCCGTACCGGAATGGCGTGACATCGCCGTCGAGCTCCGGACCCGGACCGCGCGGCCGGTCCCGGTCATGCGCAGCGTCGAGGAGAAGCTCGAGCACGTCGCCGCCGGCCGCGGTGTCGCGATCATCCCGCTCTCGGTGGCGGCCTTCTACCGGCGGCCCGACGTCGTCGCGATCCCTGTCGACAACCTCGGGCCCAACACCGTCTGCCTCGCCTGGGTCGCCACCCGCCGCTCCCGCCTCCTCCACGAGTTCGCCGCGCTGGCGACCACGGCCGACTGGACTCAGCGCCGGACGCGATAG
- a CDS encoding SDR family oxidoreductase, with product MDSLVRALAVELAPIRVNAVKPGVVRTPLWRGGLDYDEIGRQLPVGRVGEPEDVAAAYVYLMNQRYATGSIVAVDGGHVLV from the coding sequence ATGGACTCGCTGGTCCGCGCGCTCGCGGTGGAGCTCGCGCCGATCCGCGTCAACGCGGTCAAGCCGGGGGTCGTGCGTACGCCGCTGTGGCGCGGCGGCCTCGACTACGACGAGATCGGCCGGCAGCTGCCCGTGGGTCGCGTCGGTGAGCCCGAGGACGTCGCCGCGGCGTACGTGTACCTGATGAACCAGCGCTACGCCACCGGCTCGATCGTCGCGGTCGACGGCGGCCATGTGCTGGTGTGA